GGGTGCCATGCCGTCGATACAGTTCTCTCGCTCGTGGCTGGCCAGCTGGCCATGCTCGGTAAGTGAGACGGCTACTGTGGCGCCGTTCCCTGTCCGATAGCAGTGTACCAACATGATAGAATTAATTCCGTTTGGTCTATGGTGACGATGCGGTATCAACTGTGGCAATATAATTATAGCAACTTCTGTGGCCAACGCATGCTTCGCATAAAACAGTCGAATTCACCTCAAAAGCAACTTCGATTCGTTTGATCCGTTTTtgattcgttcgtttcgttgatGGACTCCAATCACTAAAAGCCGGAAATGTTAATAAACGAACCATCGGACGATGCGTGAAGACGgatttattttgaattttttactgtttttttttattttttacacgTTACACGAATAGTTGTTTTTTCAATACAGCGATTTTAAATATTCTAAGATTGTGCTTGATTGTACGTTGTCGATGGTTCTAGATATTCTTATATCCGACCTTTACTGTCGGCAGTTTACTTCTGTATGCTTTGGCCAGTGTGGTCGAGGATTTTCGAAAATGCCATAACGCCAACATCGCGAATATCGCGAGCCCAATAAGCCTTAGTCCAAGAAGAATGCTACTAGAAGACCAGTTCGAAAAACGCCATTCTACGAAAGACCTCACTTTGCGCATTGTAATAAATACACGCCACTCTGcctttgttttccttcttgtaGTGATCTCGGTTTTGCCATCTGTAGCTTAAAGATTAAGATTAAAGTCGGTTGTATTGCACTTTTGGCTAGACAAAGTTTAGGCAATAGCGATCCGGTTGTCTATTTCGTTTAGGAATATCAAGAGATCAATATAACTGCATGGTGTGTCGCACACGCGCTGCCATTTTGAGGCAGCTTTAATGTTGTGTATAGTTTAATAGATTATAGTTTATAGTTTTATAGCTTTAGCTCTTCCTTGAGTTGGTGCGATGCCGAAAGCTGTCAGCGACGGCCATCGTGTCGGTGTTGGTGATAGCGACGCATTTATGACAATCCTGAATGAATTGGCTTGCCCAGTAGTGCCCCTATTGTCCTGACTTCTTCTAGCAATGATGCGGTATCAACCGAGTTTATGAAAGATAATCGAAGCTTTTTGATGTGGTTCCTCGTTTAGTTTGAAGCAAATTTGGTCCTGTGCCGCCTGTGTGCATTCCGCATGGTGGACGATAAATATTGGACGAAAAGCCCCAAAGCAAACGTCAGCAGGTAAAGGGGAAGAACGTTCAGCGGCGTGAGGCAGtttaacagaaaaataaatgcAATAGGATCGAACGAATAGGCATTGTCGTTATACTCTGCGCGGCTCGGAAACATTAGGCCAGCAGAAGGAATGAAAGAGCTCTACCGGGTTCTTAATGATATTGACAACACCGCCAGCAATATGGAGTTTTGTGAAGATTTTAATAAACTACAGCTCATCTTGAACAACACCAACCAGTTTGTCCGGTCATTCGATAAAATCGTCTTCGATAGCGGTATAACAAAGGAACTCAACTTTTCATCCAATACTTGATtaatgtgttgttttttttctacgcaGGAAACGAACCGTACATTATTGAGATTGTTGCCCGGTTGTTGCGGTACTTGCGTAAGCAGAATTATCTTGATGCGAATAATAAGGTAATTGGTCACCATGAGACGCAGCTCCGCAAGATCACAATGTACCTGTTTTTGAACACGGACACTTCGTTCCTGTATGATTTGACGCAAGATGGGCGTGTTGGGCAGCTGCTCGGCACGGCTCCTCAGCTCAGCAAGTGTTTGCTACTGAACTGCATCTGGGGCCTTGATCTTGATCGTTTCCTATACGAAATGGTATCATACTCGCCGCTCTGGTTCTCCATGCAGTTTCTCCACCAGACCGTGACCAGTCTTAAGTACGCAAAACCGTACGAGCTGCTCGAGCGGATTGAGGCACTAGTACGATCGATCCATCTGGCAATATACCGCAACGATCGGGACTGGCGCAAAATCGATCGGAACCGATACGTCGAGCATGTGCGTACGCTTGACCGAATGACCGAGCATGTTGCCGCCCTGCTGTACTACGTGAATACACCAGACGCGTCAAAGTTCGAGGGATGGTCGAAACTGCGCAAACATCGTTACTTCGGCTATGTGCTAAAGCACCTCTTCAGCATGATTATCGCGTGCCTGAATACGTTTACCGGTGAGCCACCAGTGGAACTTCCAGACAGTGAAACACTGGCGATGTACGATCTGTTtgaggaaagcaaaaaattgGCAACAGCTCGGTCAACCGCCCCAGAATTAACATCAGCCACTCGGAAGAGGATGCTGGCGATTCACAACATAGCATTGAACACGCTGGAAACCTGCATCTCAGACGTCAGCATTGATCGCTTTCTTTACTGGTCCGAAATCGATCTGTTTAGCGAGGGTGATGAGACGGTCACGCTGCAGCAAGTAATCGGCGAGTCGGCCTACCATCTCACGAAGCAGCTCAAGTCAGTGCAACAGCACCGTTGCCATAAAGTTATTTGCCGCCTGGCCCACTTTGTTGTGCGACCAAAGTCGATGGCTGAGAAGGCAGATGCAATGAACCTAGGGCTGCTAATGTTAAAGATCGATAGCGCCACTGCTGAAAGCGAGAGGCTGATTTACCTCACTTCATTCATGGAACGCGCAGAGCTGGTGTTTGGTAACGCAGAGTGTTTAGCATTTGTAGAGCAGCATTTGTCCCTGCTGAATGAAAAACATGTCCGTATGATGATCGAATACGACACGAGCGAACCCGTTGGGGAAGGGCTGCAGTATAGAGAAGATGAGGTGCCGGAAGAACGTGTTAAGCTTCGTGAGCTCATCCTGCTGCGGGTTCAGGAACTGCCGCTGACGCAGTTTCACCAACTCGTCAAATTCATGATAGAGACATTCGGGCGAAACTATGTGCGCTATCAGCAGGCGAATTTCAGCGTCGAGATGATCGGCCTGATAAATTCATTGCAGCCGAACGCAGAGAAGTTAACCCGCAAGACGGTGCAGTTGCTCATGTTTCAATCGCCCCACACGTTTTACTTCAAGCTCATACGAACATTGTATGATATGGGAAGGGAGCACAGCGAATATTATGTCGACATGACCCTCGAAGTTATGGACCGACATAGAGAGATCGCGACGTACTACATTCGCGAATACATTGAGGCACTCTTGTGGGAGGATTTTGACTTGAGACTGAATGCTGCGCTTTGTTATATGACACGTCGTATCTACGAACTTGAGTTTGTTGATCAGGGATCCTTCATCGAATATTTTCTATTGCGTGGCGTGAAAGATGCGTACAAAAAGCGCGAACTCGACGCAGTTCATAAACTGTTGACACTGTTCGAGCAACTATGGCCGCCCCTGCTGACCGTGTACTGtgcgacaaaacaaaatatggtTCGTCGAGTTGGCTTGGCTGTCGCAATTGGCTTAGCTGAACAGATCGGTGGTCTGCGTAATGATATGGGGCAACACGAGAAGCAGGAAAGCAAACAGGTGGATCCAATTGATCTTGTTACGATGATTATCGAGTTACTCGAGCCGACGCTCGAGCGCCTTCAAAAGATTTGCTCTGACGAAGGTAAATTCTACCCTTACACATTCTCACCATTTTTcattgtgatttgtttttcgctAAAGCTTCttgtatgtgttttttttttcttttaatattaTCAGACATGCAAGAGATACTAGAAAAGATGACAGTGGAACCGTTGTCTACCCAGTATTACTTTCATAAACATCTTCGGCCGCAACCCAAGGCCATCGAATGCGATGGGAACGAGACGACGGTTGCACCCTCCCTCTCGTTTGCTGCCTTTTTGTACCAGCATGAACTGCGGCCTCCGGTGGATGACGAACGCATCACAACATTCCTAGTGCAGGTAAGACAACATCAAGTGCAGATTTAAAATATGTCTACAACGTTCACCAACTTATCCTCctttcacttttttgttgtttgcttgtttctttTGGCAGGTGCTTCCACAATGCACCCTGACGGAGGCACTAGGTTTGGCGCGTGACGACATGCTTAAAGCGCATCTTTTCGATGCCCTCGCTACGTTGGTGGAAAAACAGACCAATCGCTACAACAGTTTGGGATGCCGTCTAGCAAAACATATACAAGGCTTGGCGCAGATTTTGCTGCCTTCCGCCAAAACCAGTGAGGAGCGCAACGCCTGGGTGCAAACTTTGCGTAATCTGTTACAGCGTCTGCCTAAGGAACTGTGGCAGGATGAAACGTTTGTCCATCAGCTGCAGGCCTCGTATCGATTGATAcacaacaacgacaacgatGTTGACCTCGACTTGTTGCAAAGTTACTTTAATCAGCATACGGATAATTTACAGACAAATGCTGACTAGCAGtgtcttttcttcttctctttgattatttttttcaacatAACTTCGCACAGTAATGCACACTttggattttcttatgtttgtttatttttctttatctTACCAAAatttgaaaggaaaaaaagaacagaaatcTTCATGGAAATTTGAAGTTCgatgaataaatttttcaaatgcaGTGTTGTAACTCCTATTACTCTTTGTTTCGATATATTCACGAGAAAGAACTGAAGATTATATTGCATTGAACGTATTATCTTTAGGTCGATAGGAACAGTTAGTTTACTTCTCATCCACTCGAAGATACGTGGCCGGCCTTACTTCGGACACGGGCTGAAACATCTCTTCAACATGGCTCTCGCATGGCGTATTTTTTAACAAGTAGAGAAACGGTCAcgttgcagcagcaggcaaTCGGCGAAGCGACCTACGGCGAAGAGAACAGTTGGATTACATAAAGTGTGCTTAGCTAAAACCTTCAAACGAATTGCCTTATACAAACTTACAACTTGTGTATTTAGTATTGTGTTAAGTTCTTTTCAACCACCGCTCGATTACGCTCGTCACTggcacgcagctggcctgagtttgaatcccgggaccggtggtcatgcagccggccatggttgCGATTCCTGATACCGGCGTTACAGAGGGGGGTTGGCGTGGGGCCAACAATCCCGCCcataaaaacgaaccgttacagagagcaacGGAGATTAACATTATCTCCGGTGCAGGATAAGCTCCGTTCAGCGATTGTTACCGAATAAGAAGACTCAGTTCTTTTCTATAacgtttattaaattataataaatcGCTTCAAATAATTTGACATAACCAGAGTCGGCGTAAAAACTGGAAAACAATAAGTTCATGTTATCATTTGAACGGACAGAGCATATTGAGCACAAACTAAAATGTTTGCACTCAAATTGATGCATTGTCAGGGTTCAAACTGACGTCTTttgcatagaaaccgattattggtgcagcgcagacggaAAATTTACGGTAGGGCCACAAAAGTTCATGTTGAccgaaagaaatcgaaacaaccGTAAAAAAATAAGTCCAAGTAAATTTcaaatatgaaacaaaataatcctCAACAGTTGTTTAAAACGCTGCTCCCTGATTGGTTGCTATATCACATTCCTGCTATAGTTCTGGACTCTGCCGCAGGCGCTGGGGTTTTCGAACACGCTATTGTTGTGCTGAgttatagttttttttctcctttttcgaGAATCATAAAATCCAAAGTCAGTTGAGAAAACGAAATTCCAGAATAATCATCTTTACCCCTTAGCGAAAACTACTCTGCTGTTGCGTTCCTTGTTGCGTAGTGATATCTTTTGTTGTTCCTTCTTACGTAGTGATATCGGTTGTGCCATTTGTAGTAGCTGAAGGATAATCGAAGCCTCTGTGATGTGGTTGCTCGTTTAGCAAATTTTAAGCAAATTTTTGTCCTACCCCTTTGTGCATTCCGCCGGGTGGAACCAAATCCTAGCAGGccggaaagaaggaaaaaaacaaaagtaaaaggGAAGAACGTTTTGGAATCTCGGAATCTTAATAATATGAACAACAACGCTACCAACATGGAGTTTTGTGAAGATTTGAGGCAAATACTATCCATTTTGTGCGACGCCAACGAGTCTGTCTGTTCATTCAACCAGATCGTCTGTGATAGTGGTATAACAAAGGTACTCATTTCAATTCCCCACTTTGCtaatgtattattttttctacgCAGGAAACGATCAGTACATTACTGAGATTGCTGCCCGGTTGTTGCGGTACTTGCGTCAGAAAAATTACCTTGACGCGGACAGTGAAATCATTCGTCAACATGAGGCGCAGCTCCGGAAGATTGTAATGTATCTGTTTTTGAGCACGGACGATTTGTATCTGAACGGTTTGCGACAAGAAATTCGTGTTGCTTGGGTGTTCCGTCCGAATGTACAGCTCAGCAAGTGGCTACTACTTAACTGCATCTGGCGCCTTAACCTCGATCGTTTCCTATACGAAATGGTATCTTACTCGCCACTCTGTTTCTCGATTCAGTTTCTCCACCAGACCGTGGTCAGTCTTAACTACGCAAATCCGTACGAGCAGATCGAGCGGATTGAGGCGCTAGTACGATCGATCCATCTGGCAATCTATCGTACCGATCAGAACAGAGGCAACAGTGGCAACAGAAGTTATCGGGGCGAACCGGACCATGCACAACTAGTTGAGCGTTGCATCGATATCACGACGGATATGTTAATGTTTGTTAGAAAACCAAACGCATCGAAGTTGCAGAGATGGTCGGCAGAGAGAAAGCATCTTTATTTTTACCGCGTAATGAAGTACCTCGTGAGCATGAATACCGTATGTCTGAAGACGTTTACTGGTGAGCCACCAGACGAACTTCCAGATAGTGAAATGCTGGAAATGTACGATCTGTTTGAGGAAAACGTAAACGAAAACTCGGTAACAGTTTGGTTAACCGGCCTCGAATTAACAGCAGCCACTCGGAAGGGGATGATGGTGATTCAGAACTTTGCATTGACAACGCTGGAAACCTTCGTCCCGAAGATTTCTAGCGAACACCGTAGTTACTGGTTCAACAACAATGTGTTTAGCGAGTTTTTCGGTGCGATAGTCAGCCGGTTCCATGTAATCGCCGAATTGAACTTTAGGCTCCGTTGCCAGCTGATGTCAATGCGAGAATACAATGACCATAAACTTATACACGACCTGGACGACTTTACTGTGACGCACGTGTCGTTTTCTCCATTGCTGCGAAAGGCAAATGCAATGGATCTCAAGCTGTTAATGTTGAAGATTGATCGTACTGCTATTCAGTATGAACGGAGCTGTTACTTCATTTCATTCATGGAACGCGCAGGGCTAGTGTTTGAGAACGTAGAGCACTTGGCATTTGTAGAGCAGCATTTGTCCCTGCTGAATGAAACACATGTCCGTATGATGATCGAATACGACACGAGCGAAACCGTTGTCAACGAGCAGCTACACGGAGAGGACGTGTTATCGGATGGACGTGTTAAGCTTCGGGAGCTTATCCTGCAGCGGGTTCAGGAACTGCCGCCGGATCAGTTTGAGAAACTCGTCGAATTCATGAAAAACACGTTCGGAAGAGACTATATGCGCTACCAGAAGATCAATTTCATGGACGAAATAAATGAATTACTGCTGAACTCCTTGCAGCCGAACGCAGAGCAGTTGGACCGGAAGACTGTGCAATTGTTCGTGTTTCAGTCGCCCCACACATTCTACTCCACGCCCATACGACAGTTTTATAATATGGGAATGGAGCATAACGAATACTATGTTGACAAGgtgttgaataattgcagaCAGCAGGTTTCGCGAGGTCGGAAATTAATANNNNNNNNNNNNNNNNNNNNNNNNNNNNNNNNNNNNNNNNNNNNNNNNNNNNNNNNNNNNNNNNNNNNNNNNNNNNNNNNNNNNNNNNNNNNNNNNNNNNAATCCTTGCCAGATCTGCAGTGCCGTATCGTCTTTACCAAAGTGATGGGTAATGTGACTTTCGCAAGCCAGGAACAGCCACCCGACAGCTCGCGAGAGCTTGCCAGCGTCTGTTTCTGTAGCGGGGGCTGGTTGCACGCACAGATATAGATCCCGCGTCCGCAAAAACGCCAGCATATTCTTTTCCCATTCTGGGAAATTACCCCGGCCGTTcaacttggcgaatgttatcTCGATACCCATTCTGGGTTTATAACAACTCACTTAACACTTTTACTTTTGGTACTGATACTGATGCTAcgcttttcacacttttctcCACGTGGGTCTGGGCCCATAACctgttgaataattgcagaCAGCAGGTTTCGCGAGGTCGGAAATTAATAGGACTTTATTTGT
This window of the Anopheles cruzii chromosome X, idAnoCruzAS_RS32_06, whole genome shotgun sequence genome carries:
- the LOC128268366 gene encoding uncharacterized protein LOC128268366 — protein: MKELYRVLNDIDNTASNMEFCEDFNKLQLILNNTNQFVRSFDKIVFDSGNEPYIIEIVARLLRYLRKQNYLDANNKVIGHHETQLRKITMYLFLNTDTSFLYDLTQDGRVGQLLGTAPQLSKCLLLNCIWGLDLDRFLYEMVSYSPLWFSMQFLHQTVTSLKYAKPYELLERIEALVRSIHLAIYRNDRDWRKIDRNRYVEHVRTLDRMTEHVAALLYYVNTPDASKFEGWSKLRKHRYFGYVLKHLFSMIIACLNTFTGEPPVELPDSETLAMYDLFEESKKLATARSTAPELTSATRKRMLAIHNIALNTLETCISDVSIDRFLYWSEIDLFSEGDETVTLQQVIGESAYHLTKQLKSVQQHRCHKVICRLAHFVVRPKSMAEKADAMNLGLLMLKIDSATAESERLIYLTSFMERAELVFGNAECLAFVEQHLSLLNEKHVRMMIEYDTSEPVGEGLQYREDEVPEERVKLRELILLRVQELPLTQFHQLVKFMIETFGRNYVRYQQANFSVEMIGLINSLQPNAEKLTRKTVQLLMFQSPHTFYFKLIRTLYDMGREHSEYYVDMTLEVMDRHREIATYYIREYIEALLWEDFDLRLNAALCYMTRRIYELEFVDQGSFIEYFLLRGVKDAYKKRELDAVHKLLTLFEQLWPPLLTVYCATKQNMVRRVGLAVAIGLAEQIGGLRNDMGQHEKQESKQVDPIDLVTMIIELLEPTLERLQKICSDEDMQEILEKMTVEPLSTQYYFHKHLRPQPKAIECDGNETTVAPSLSFAAFLYQHELRPPVDDERITTFLVQVLPQCTLTEALGLARDDMLKAHLFDALATLVEKQTNRYNSLGCRLAKHIQGLAQILLPSAKTSEERNAWVQTLRNLLQRLPKELWQDETFVHQLQASYRLIHNNDNDVDLDLLQSYFNQHTDNLQTNAD